From Paracoccus suum, the proteins below share one genomic window:
- a CDS encoding chemotaxis protein CheA produces the protein MSNDPMAEIRASFFVECEDLLESLQDALAAMEGGTDDGETVHIVFRAVHSIKGGAGAFGLNDLVAFAHRLETVLDELRAGGIAADGETVRLLFQAADVLQDQVHAARDDTPPPEGSEATLLALEALTGSIPSEEEPAALDFQPMGLSFDFGSFDGETDSGSEVAQTSGTSAIGNEDGGEATTLPTAEAPSAETGQSAWRLHLTPRPGLYTSGNEVAHLLRSLSLMGEAFVTCQVPHDLELAESCAEIPRLSWIVGLVGDITRAELDEVFDFVTDVCDIEIAATTPGALRSLRPARNASSPSAADNTNATAQTPVTAPALKLVQFPDATLAVPAEKPSAEFNPATVRVDLEKIDRLVNLVGELVINQAMLSQSVTTAGLASPEVTAGLEAFMTLTRDIQDGVMSVRAQPVKPLFQRMARIVREASSMVGKQVRLKIEGEGTEVDKTMIERLADPLTHMIRNAVDHGLEPPEIRLAAGKPREGQITLAAYHRAGRIMIEVSDDGAGINRPKVQSIAAEKGLIPEGALLGDAEVDNLLFLPGFSTADKVSALSGRGVGMDVVKSAIMALGGRISITSEWGRGTTLSISLPLTLAVLDGMVVKAAGQTFVIPLSAIVETAKLSADAIKRVGGQSELLHMRGNLFPLVDLASRLGFRAPGDVNRNGIVLLTGLDDGGYAALIVDDVMEQRQVVIKGLGALFGPMPGVAGATILGDGQIALILDPADLTPKPRSQRADIALAG, from the coding sequence ATGTCCAACGACCCCATGGCAGAGATCCGGGCCTCGTTCTTTGTCGAGTGCGAGGATCTGCTCGAAAGCCTGCAGGACGCGCTCGCCGCCATGGAAGGCGGCACGGATGACGGCGAGACGGTGCACATCGTCTTTCGCGCGGTCCATTCGATCAAGGGCGGCGCCGGCGCTTTCGGCCTGAACGATCTCGTGGCCTTTGCCCACCGGCTCGAGACGGTGCTGGACGAGCTGCGCGCAGGCGGGATCGCCGCCGATGGCGAGACTGTGCGCCTACTCTTTCAGGCAGCCGACGTGCTGCAGGACCAAGTTCACGCGGCGCGCGACGATACGCCGCCTCCAGAGGGTTCCGAGGCCACCCTGCTCGCTCTCGAGGCGCTGACTGGCAGTATCCCCAGTGAGGAAGAGCCCGCCGCACTGGACTTTCAGCCGATGGGCCTTAGCTTCGATTTCGGTAGTTTCGACGGCGAGACTGATAGCGGGTCTGAAGTCGCGCAGACCTCCGGCACTTCCGCGATCGGAAACGAAGACGGGGGCGAAGCTACGACCTTGCCAACTGCCGAGGCGCCCTCGGCCGAGACTGGCCAGAGCGCCTGGCGCCTGCACCTGACGCCCCGCCCCGGCCTTTACACCAGCGGTAACGAAGTTGCCCATCTGCTGCGCTCGCTCTCGCTCATGGGCGAAGCTTTTGTCACCTGTCAGGTCCCGCATGACCTGGAGCTCGCCGAGAGCTGCGCCGAAATTCCTCGCCTCTCATGGATCGTCGGGCTTGTCGGCGACATCACTCGCGCCGAACTCGACGAGGTCTTTGATTTCGTCACCGACGTCTGCGACATCGAAATCGCCGCGACCACGCCCGGAGCGCTCCGGTCCCTGCGGCCGGCGAGGAACGCGAGCTCGCCCAGCGCGGCGGACAACACAAACGCTACCGCCCAAACCCCCGTCACTGCACCGGCCCTGAAACTCGTCCAATTCCCCGATGCGACCTTGGCGGTCCCGGCCGAAAAACCATCCGCGGAGTTCAACCCCGCAACTGTCCGCGTTGACCTCGAAAAAATCGACCGCTTGGTGAACCTCGTGGGCGAATTGGTCATCAACCAGGCCATGCTATCGCAAAGCGTGACCACGGCCGGCCTCGCGAGCCCTGAGGTAACCGCCGGCCTCGAAGCCTTCATGACACTGACCCGCGATATTCAGGACGGCGTCATGTCCGTGCGCGCGCAGCCGGTCAAACCGCTGTTCCAGCGCATGGCGCGGATCGTCCGCGAGGCGTCGTCAATGGTCGGCAAACAGGTCCGCCTGAAAATCGAAGGCGAGGGGACCGAGGTCGACAAGACGATGATCGAGCGCCTGGCTGACCCTCTGACCCACATGATCCGAAACGCAGTCGATCATGGGCTGGAACCGCCCGAGATCCGCCTCGCCGCCGGCAAGCCGCGCGAGGGCCAAATCACCCTCGCCGCGTACCATCGCGCCGGGCGGATCATGATCGAGGTTTCGGACGATGGCGCCGGGATCAACCGCCCCAAAGTCCAGTCGATCGCGGCAGAAAAAGGCCTGATTCCGGAAGGAGCCCTGCTGGGCGACGCTGAGGTCGACAACCTGCTGTTCCTGCCCGGCTTTTCCACCGCCGACAAAGTGTCCGCCCTGTCGGGACGAGGGGTTGGGATGGACGTCGTGAAAAGCGCGATCATGGCGCTGGGCGGCCGTATTTCCATCACCAGCGAGTGGGGCCGGGGCACGACCCTGTCGATTTCGTTGCCGCTAACGCTCGCGGTCCTCGACGGCATGGTCGTGAAGGCCGCTGGCCAGACCTTCGTCATTCCCCTCTCGGCCATTGTCGAAACGGCGAAGCTTTCCGCGGACGCGATCAAACGGGTCGGCGGGCAGAGCGAGTTGTTGCACATGCGCGGCAATCTGTTTCCGCTGGTGGACCTGGCCTCCCGGCTCGGCTTTCGCGCGCCGGGCGACGTCAATCGCAATGGCATCGTGTTGCTCACTGGCCTGGACGACGGCGGCTATGCCGCCCTGATCGTCGACGACGTCATGGAGCAGCGCCAGGTCGTGATCAAAGGCTTGGGCGCGCTATTTGGCCCGATGCCCGGCGTGGCTGGCGCGACGATCTTGGGCGACGGACAGATCGCCCTGATCCTCGACCCCGCGGACCTCACCCCGAAACCGCGCAGTCAGCGCGCCGACATCGCCCTTGCAGGATAA
- a CDS encoding chemotaxis protein CheW, with protein MTDETTGRSADDAELLSFRLGDQEYCVDIMSVREIRGWTQATPLPYAPPHVKGVINLRGAVLPVIDLSLRLGMDDICGGDRNVIVVVQVDGVSAGLLVDAVSDILAIPISELQPPPDLGDDLTASYIRALTLVDGQLVRVLNLTAVMPNDRTRAA; from the coding sequence ATGACCGACGAAACCACTGGCCGCAGCGCCGATGATGCAGAGCTGCTCTCGTTCCGCCTTGGCGATCAGGAATACTGCGTCGACATCATGTCCGTGCGCGAGATCCGCGGCTGGACCCAAGCGACCCCCCTGCCCTATGCGCCGCCACATGTGAAAGGCGTCATCAACCTGCGCGGGGCCGTCTTGCCGGTGATCGACCTTTCGCTGCGCCTCGGGATGGACGACATCTGTGGCGGTGATCGCAATGTCATCGTGGTGGTGCAGGTGGATGGGGTCAGCGCCGGCCTGCTGGTCGACGCGGTCTCTGACATCCTCGCCATCCCAATCAGCGAGTTGCAGCCGCCGCCAGACCTCGGCGACGACCTGACCGCCAGCTACATTCGCGCCCTGACCTTGGTCGACGGACAGTTGGTACGCGTGCTGAACCTGACGGCCGTGATGCCGAACGACCGCACCCGGGCCGCATGA
- a CDS encoding CheR family methyltransferase, translating to MSAMPGHAADPTGEVKGSTLERVRALILDASGIVLGDNKASMVRARLSKRLAATGHGCIEAYLDFVERADDGTERNNLVSAMTTNVTHFFREAHHFDQLRRIGLDARATGQKLNIWSAGCSSGQEPFSIAMTLADAGFPPRDVRILATDIDSHILALASRAIYPRREIQAIPPGHRAKSVLVEGEDARIAPVLRSMVDFRLTNLVGDWSFSTPFDVIFCRNVAIYFDPPTQAQLWSRMVGALRPGGWLFVGHSERLPDRLLTQVRYAGQTTYKKIKAEGGTAR from the coding sequence ATGAGCGCGATGCCCGGCCATGCCGCAGACCCCACCGGTGAGGTCAAGGGAAGCACCCTGGAAAGGGTGCGTGCCCTGATCCTGGACGCTTCGGGCATAGTCCTAGGCGACAACAAGGCCAGCATGGTCCGGGCCCGTCTGTCCAAACGGCTCGCGGCGACCGGCCACGGCTGCATCGAGGCCTACCTCGATTTCGTCGAACGGGCGGACGACGGCACCGAGCGTAACAATCTGGTCTCGGCCATGACCACGAACGTGACCCATTTCTTCCGTGAGGCGCACCACTTTGACCAGCTACGGCGCATCGGGCTTGACGCCCGAGCAACCGGGCAAAAGCTGAATATCTGGTCAGCAGGTTGCTCCAGCGGGCAGGAGCCTTTTTCGATCGCGATGACACTCGCCGATGCGGGCTTTCCACCCCGCGATGTGCGAATTCTGGCTACAGACATCGATAGCCACATCCTGGCACTCGCCAGTCGCGCGATCTATCCTCGCCGAGAAATCCAGGCAATCCCACCGGGCCATCGCGCCAAGAGTGTCCTCGTCGAGGGCGAGGACGCAAGAATCGCCCCGGTCCTTCGCTCCATGGTCGACTTCAGGCTGACGAACCTTGTGGGCGATTGGTCCTTTTCCACACCGTTCGATGTCATCTTTTGCCGAAATGTGGCGATTTATTTTGACCCACCGACGCAAGCGCAACTCTGGTCGCGAATGGTCGGGGCGCTCCGTCCCGGGGGATGGCTGTTCGTCGGCCATTCCGAACGGTTGCCGGACCGGCTTTTGACCCAGGTCCGCTACGCCGGGCAAACGACCTACAAGAAGATCAAAGCCGAAGGCGGGACCGCAAGATGA
- a CDS encoding response regulator, protein MSTKDQIHILVVDDMSTSRGLIIQALESMGIANVHHAADGGAALTTMASRPVHLVLSDFNMPGMDGLTLLKEIRTNPKTRGAGFILITGRADKEMIDSGRALGMNNFIKKPFTPVELRACLEAVVGRL, encoded by the coding sequence ATGAGCACCAAGGACCAGATTCATATTCTCGTGGTTGACGATATGTCGACCAGCCGCGGCTTGATTATCCAGGCCCTTGAGTCGATGGGGATCGCAAACGTCCACCATGCCGCAGATGGCGGCGCCGCGCTGACGACCATGGCATCGCGGCCGGTTCATCTGGTCCTCTCGGACTTCAACATGCCGGGCATGGACGGCCTGACGCTGCTCAAGGAAATTCGCACCAATCCCAAAACCAGGGGCGCCGGTTTCATCTTGATCACTGGTCGTGCCGACAAGGAAATGATCGACAGCGGACGCGCGCTCGGGATGAACAACTTCATCAAGAAACCTTTTACCCCGGTCGAGTTGAGGGCCTGCCTCGAAGCGGTCGTGGGGCGCCTGTGA
- a CDS encoding aminotransferase, translating into MNSPATPQSWEQRADEYSLYGFTDLPSVAQRGTVVVTHGEGPYIVDVHGKRYLDANSGLWNMVAGFDHRGLIEAAKAQYERFPGYHSFFGRMSDQTVMLSEKLVEVSPFSRGKVFYTNSGSEANDTMVKMLWFLHRAEGNPNRRKILTRWNAYHGVTAVSASMTGKPYNEVFGLPLPGFIHLGCPHYWRFGEAGETEEQFVARLARELEEVILREGADTIAGFFAEPVMGAGGVIPPAKGYFQAIQPILKKHGIPFISDEVICGFGRTGSTWGCETYGFVPDAIISSKNLTAGFFPMGAVILGPELSDRLDAAIAPIEEFPHGFTASGHPVGCAIARKAIDVVMNEGLAQNVIDKAPRMEAGLRAIMDRHENIGELRGIGYMWALEAVRDKATKTPFDSSLSVSERIANASTDEGLICRPLGQAIVLCPPFILTDAQMDEMLEKLDRALTKVFAEVA; encoded by the coding sequence ATGAACAGTCCCGCCACGCCGCAAAGCTGGGAGCAGCGCGCCGACGAATACTCGCTCTACGGCTTCACCGACCTGCCCAGCGTGGCGCAGCGGGGTACGGTGGTGGTGACCCATGGCGAGGGTCCGTACATCGTCGATGTGCACGGCAAGCGCTATCTGGATGCCAATTCCGGTCTGTGGAACATGGTCGCCGGTTTTGACCATCGCGGCCTGATCGAGGCCGCCAAGGCGCAGTACGAGCGCTTCCCCGGCTATCACAGCTTTTTCGGACGGATGTCCGACCAGACTGTCATGCTCTCCGAAAAGCTGGTCGAGGTCAGCCCGTTCTCCCGCGGCAAAGTGTTCTACACGAACTCGGGCTCCGAGGCGAACGACACCATGGTGAAGATGCTGTGGTTCCTGCATCGGGCCGAGGGCAACCCGAACCGGCGCAAGATCCTGACCCGCTGGAACGCCTACCACGGCGTGACCGCGGTCAGCGCCTCCATGACCGGCAAGCCATATAACGAGGTCTTTGGCCTGCCGCTGCCCGGCTTTATCCACCTCGGCTGCCCGCATTACTGGCGCTTTGGCGAGGCCGGCGAGACCGAGGAGCAGTTCGTCGCCCGCCTCGCACGCGAACTGGAGGAGGTCATCCTCCGTGAGGGCGCCGACACCATAGCCGGCTTCTTCGCCGAGCCGGTGATGGGCGCCGGCGGCGTCATCCCGCCGGCCAAGGGCTATTTCCAGGCCATCCAACCGATCCTGAAAAAGCACGGCATCCCGTTCATCTCGGACGAGGTTATCTGCGGCTTCGGCCGGACCGGCAGCACCTGGGGCTGCGAGACCTACGGCTTTGTCCCCGACGCCATTATCTCCAGCAAGAACCTGACCGCCGGCTTCTTCCCGATGGGCGCCGTGATCCTGGGGCCGGAACTGAGCGACCGCCTCGACGCGGCCATCGCCCCGATCGAGGAATTTCCGCACGGGTTCACCGCCTCGGGCCATCCGGTCGGCTGCGCCATCGCGCGCAAGGCCATCGACGTGGTGATGAATGAGGGCCTCGCCCAGAACGTTATCGACAAGGCCCCGCGCATGGAGGCGGGGCTGCGCGCGATCATGGACCGGCACGAAAATATCGGCGAGTTGCGCGGCATCGGCTATATGTGGGCACTGGAGGCGGTGCGCGACAAAGCGACCAAGACGCCCTTCGACAGCAGCCTTTCGGTCAGCGAACGCATTGCCAATGCCTCGACCGACGAGGGGCTGATCTGCCGTCCGCTGGGGCAGGCCATCGTGCTCTGCCCGCCGTTCATCCTGACCGACGCGCAGATGGACGAAATGCTGGAAAAGCTGGACCGGGCCCTGACCAAGGTCTTTGCAGAGGTCGCCTGA
- a CDS encoding FGGY-family carbohydrate kinase translates to MAADLFLGIDIGTFETKGCVTDAQGNILAYAAHAHRMLVPQPGWAEHRPNEDWWADVVHVSRALLDQGIDPVRIAAVATSAIGPCMLPVDADGRPLMNAALYGVDTRSLAEIELLNAELGHDAIMALGGNPLSVQQVGPKILWLRRQRPEIFAKTARILTSTSYVVQRLTGQQVMDHFTAASFAPLYDLAARDWTQSLGDRIIAPEALPRLGWSSEIAGTITAAAAAETGLRAGTPVTIGTIDAAAEAISVGVTDPGQLMLMYGSSLFCIALTEGPLPQPGLWTAPWLFPGGGHASMAGLPTGGTLTHWMRDQIARELPRDDAFALLAAEAATSIPGANGLISLPYFSGTGAPLFDATARGALFGLNLTHTRADIARAVLEGIAMAVRLIIETWREAGVPVPVARAVGGGIKNRLWLEGVTDYGRITQQLSARTPGASYGDAFLAALAVGAVGPSDIAKWNPVEGEVAPNTQPIHDEQYRQFRALYEATKGIAAQL, encoded by the coding sequence GTGGCCGCTGACCTGTTCCTCGGCATCGATATCGGAACATTCGAGACCAAGGGCTGCGTGACTGACGCCCAAGGCAACATCCTTGCCTATGCCGCGCATGCGCACCGCATGCTGGTGCCGCAACCCGGTTGGGCCGAGCATCGTCCGAACGAGGACTGGTGGGCAGATGTGGTCCACGTCAGCCGAGCCTTGCTCGATCAGGGAATCGATCCGGTGCGGATCGCGGCGGTCGCGACCTCGGCCATCGGGCCTTGCATGCTGCCCGTGGATGCCGACGGACGGCCGCTGATGAACGCCGCGCTCTACGGCGTCGATACCCGCAGCCTTGCCGAGATCGAGCTGTTGAATGCCGAGCTTGGGCATGACGCCATCATGGCGTTGGGCGGCAACCCACTTTCGGTCCAGCAGGTGGGACCAAAGATCCTCTGGCTGCGCCGCCAACGGCCTGAGATCTTTGCCAAGACCGCCCGTATCCTGACCTCGACCAGCTACGTGGTGCAGCGCCTGACCGGCCAGCAGGTCATGGATCACTTCACCGCCGCCAGCTTTGCGCCGCTCTATGATCTGGCGGCGCGGGACTGGACCCAGTCCCTGGGCGACCGGATCATCGCCCCCGAGGCCCTGCCCCGTCTCGGCTGGTCGAGTGAAATTGCCGGCACCATCACCGCTGCCGCGGCGGCGGAGACTGGGCTGCGTGCCGGCACGCCGGTCACGATCGGCACCATCGACGCCGCTGCCGAGGCGATCAGTGTCGGCGTAACTGACCCCGGCCAATTGATGCTGATGTACGGCAGCTCGCTCTTCTGCATTGCCCTGACCGAAGGGCCCCTGCCGCAACCGGGCCTGTGGACCGCGCCCTGGCTGTTCCCGGGAGGGGGCCATGCGTCCATGGCGGGGCTGCCGACCGGGGGCACGCTGACGCACTGGATGCGCGATCAGATCGCGCGCGAATTGCCGCGCGACGATGCTTTCGCGCTGCTGGCCGCCGAGGCTGCAACCTCGATACCGGGCGCGAACGGCCTGATCTCGCTGCCCTACTTCTCGGGCACCGGCGCGCCTCTGTTCGACGCCACGGCACGCGGGGCCTTGTTCGGGTTGAACCTCACACACACACGTGCCGATATCGCCCGCGCTGTGCTGGAAGGCATCGCAATGGCCGTGCGCCTGATCATCGAGACCTGGCGCGAGGCTGGCGTGCCGGTCCCGGTCGCCCGCGCCGTCGGCGGCGGGATCAAGAATCGCCTATGGCTGGAGGGCGTGACGGACTATGGCCGTATTACTCAGCAACTGAGCGCCCGCACGCCCGGCGCCTCGTATGGCGACGCCTTCCTCGCGGCGCTTGCGGTCGGCGCTGTCGGGCCCTCTGATATCGCCAAGTGGAACCCGGTCGAGGGCGAGGTGGCGCCCAATACGCAGCCGATCCATGACGAGCAGTATCGACAGTTCCGAGCCCTCTACGAGGCGACAAAGGGGATTGCGGCGCAGCTTTGA
- a CDS encoding superoxide dismutase family protein: protein MATSQNPALSLPPALVLPYARGALATLALATALVIAAPMAFAQTAPAAAPATPTPAAAPADPATPPATAPAATPPAAAPAAAPATSAAPMPKPAGGGSTAEAPAAKPAEPVVAPAAESTDAMAHSVAEVSNAEGKPLGSVRIADTASGELHVIVDLKDLPPGGVHAIHIHEFGKCEPPTFESAGGHLAGGKKHGAMDPGGQHQGDLPNVTVAADGTAKVEFFTNGVKVADVTDADGGAIVVHAKPDDYTSQPSGAAGDRIACGVFAAAK, encoded by the coding sequence ATGGCTACATCCCAAAATCCCGCCCTCTCGTTGCCACCTGCCCTTGTCCTGCCCTACGCGCGGGGCGCGTTGGCTACCCTGGCGCTCGCCACTGCGTTGGTCATCGCGGCGCCCATGGCCTTTGCGCAGACCGCGCCCGCGGCTGCGCCAGCCACCCCCACCCCCGCGGCGGCTCCTGCAGATCCTGCAACGCCCCCCGCAACAGCCCCGGCCGCGACGCCTCCCGCCGCAGCGCCGGCTGCGGCCCCGGCGACCTCTGCCGCGCCGATGCCAAAGCCGGCCGGTGGGGGCTCCACTGCCGAGGCACCCGCAGCAAAGCCCGCCGAGCCAGTGGTAGCACCGGCCGCGGAAAGCACTGATGCGATGGCGCACAGTGTCGCCGAGGTCTCGAACGCCGAGGGTAAGCCGCTCGGCTCGGTCCGTATCGCGGACACGGCATCTGGCGAGTTGCATGTCATCGTGGACCTGAAGGACCTGCCGCCCGGCGGTGTTCATGCGATCCACATCCACGAGTTCGGCAAATGCGAGCCGCCGACCTTCGAGAGCGCGGGCGGACATCTTGCTGGCGGCAAGAAGCACGGCGCCATGGATCCGGGCGGCCAACACCAGGGCGATCTGCCCAACGTCACGGTAGCGGCAGACGGCACCGCGAAGGTCGAATTCTTTACCAATGGCGTCAAGGTCGCGGACGTCACCGACGCTGATGGCGGCGCCATCGTCGTTCACGCCAAACCCGACGACTACACCAGCCAACCCTCGGGCGCGGCCGGTGACCGGATCGCCTGCGGCGTGTTCGCGGCGGCCAAGTAA